A stretch of the Archangium violaceum genome encodes the following:
- a CDS encoding RCC1 domain-containing protein, which translates to MCLTLAVLLGVGLVTGCGWAPGVEESMPGRVRSPLGGRPAAARLALGQYHSVGVHSDGTVWAWGYNRQGQLGNGTLTDSPTPVQVTYLGGVVSVASGDYHSLGLRSDGTVWAWGDNYSGQLGNGTNTASPVPVRVKNLSGVVSLGSGFSHALALRSDGTVWAWGDNRYSQLGNVGATSSNLPVQVPGLSGVIAVVAGGYYSLALRSDGTVWGWGDNRFGQLGDGTTATRKVPVRVSDLSGVVTLSAGSSHTVALRSDGTVWAWGLNTYGQLGDGTNTNRLQPVQVGLSDVMTLVAGNYHSLAVRSDGAVWAWGDNRYRQLGNGTTTSSRVPVQSGLSGGVTLVAGYKHSLVLRSDGTVWSWGDNVFGQLGDGTFNPRSSAVKVSFLSLGRADVTSGQLHSVVLDSNGSVWVWGDNYNGQLGNGTGLDSLVAAPLNLGGGVAVSAGFKYTVVLKADTTVWSWGVNEYGQLGDGTFTDRPRPVQVVGLSGVSAVAAGNYHALALRSNGTVWAWGFNRYGQLGDGTTTDRTQPVQVVGLSGIVAVAAGDSHSLALRSDGTVWAWGYNFDGQIGSGSYAWHIQPVQVAGLSDVVSVAAGGYHSLALRSDGTVWTWGYNGSGQLGDGTTALNSPSPVQVAGLSGVVSVAAGNYHSLALHSNGTVRAWGFNFDGQLGDGTLINRNTPVQVTGLSGVVSVVAGDYHTLALRSDGSAWAWGYNGEGQLGDGTRDDTLVPVRVLGI; encoded by the coding sequence ATGTGTCTGACGTTGGCGGTGCTGCTCGGCGTGGGGCTCGTGACGGGTTGTGGGTGGGCACCCGGCGTGGAGGAGTCCATGCCGGGGCGGGTGCGCTCTCCCCTCGGGGGCCGGCCCGCCGCCGCGAGGCTGGCGCTGGGGCAGTACCACTCGGTGGGCGTGCACTCGGATGGGACGGTGTGGGCCTGGGGGTACAACCGTCAGGGCCAGCTCGGAAACGGGACGCTCACCGACAGCCCCACGCCGGTGCAGGTGACGTACCTGGGTGGAGTGGTGTCCGTGGCCTCCGGAGACTACCACTCCCTGGGGCTGCGCTCGGACGGCACGGTGTGGGCCTGGGGTGACAACTACAGCGGCCAGCTCGGCAATGGGACGAACACCGCCAGCCCCGTGCCGGTGCGGGTGAAGAACCTGAGCGGAGTGGTCTCGCTCGGCTCCGGGTTCTCCCATGCCCTGGCGCTGCGCTCGGACGGCACGGTGTGGGCCTGGGGCGACAACCGCTACAGCCAGCTCGGGAACGTGGGGGCGACCAGTAGCAACCTGCCCGTGCAGGTGCCGGGCCTGAGCGGTGTCATCGCCGTGGTGGCCGGCGGCTACTACTCGCTGGCGCTGCGCTCGGATGGCACGGTGTGGGGCTGGGGCGACAACCGCTTCGGCCAGCTCGGGGATGGCACGACGGCCACGAGGAAGGTGCCGGTGCGGGTGTCGGACCTGAGCGGGGTGGTGACCCTCTCCGCCGGCTCCTCCCATACCGTGGCGCTGCGCTCGGATGGCACGGTATGGGCCTGGGGCCTCAATACGTATGGCCAGCTCGGGGATGGGACGAACACCAACCGGCTCCAGCCCGTGCAGGTGGGCCTGAGCGACGTGATGACGCTGGTCGCCGGCAACTACCACTCGCTGGCGGTGCGCTCCGACGGCGCGGTGTGGGCCTGGGGTGACAATCGCTACCGCCAGCTCGGCAATGGGACGACCACCAGCAGCCGCGTGCCCGTTCAGTCCGGCTTGAGCGGAGGCGTCACCCTGGTGGCGGGGTACAAGCACTCGCTCGTGCTGCGCTCGGATGGCACCGTGTGGTCCTGGGGTGACAATGTCTTCGGCCAGCTCGGGGATGGCACGTTCAACCCCCGGAGCTCCGCGGTGAAGGTGTCGTTCCTGTCGTTGGGCAGGGCGGATGTGACGTCCGGCCAGCTCCACTCCGTGGTGCTGGACTCGAACGGCTCGGTGTGGGTCTGGGGTGACAACTACAACGGGCAGCTCGGCAATGGGACGGGCCTCGACAGTCTCGTCGCGGCCCCCCTGAACCTGGGTGGGGGCGTGGCCGTCTCGGCCGGGTTCAAATACACCGTGGTGCTCAAGGCCGACACCACGGTGTGGAGTTGGGGCGTCAACGAGTACGGGCAGCTCGGGGATGGGACCTTCACGGACAGGCCCCGGCCCGTGCAGGTGGTGGGGCTCTCCGGTGTCTCCGCGGTGGCGGCTGGCAACTACCACGCGCTGGCCTTGCGCTCGAACGGCACGGTGTGGGCCTGGGGCTTCAACCGCTACGGCCAGCTCGGAGATGGAACGACCACGGACAGGACCCAGCCCGTGCAGGTGGTGGGGCTGTCCGGAATCGTGGCCGTGGCGGCCGGAGACAGCCATTCCCTGGCCCTGCGCTCGGACGGCACGGTGTGGGCCTGGGGGTACAACTTCGACGGCCAGATTGGCAGTGGCTCGTACGCCTGGCACATCCAGCCCGTGCAGGTGGCGGGGCTCTCCGACGTGGTGTCCGTGGCCGCTGGCGGCTACCACTCGCTGGCGCTGCGCTCGGACGGCACGGTGTGGACCTGGGGCTACAACGGCTCGGGCCAGCTCGGGGATGGGACGACGGCGCTCAACAGCCCCTCGCCGGTGCAGGTGGCGGGTCTGAGCGGCGTGGTGTCCGTGGCCGCCGGCAACTACCACTCGCTGGCGCTGCACTCGAACGGCACGGTGCGCGCCTGGGGCTTCAACTTCGACGGCCAGCTCGGGGATGGAACGCTCATCAATCGCAACACACCAGTCCAGGTGACGGGCCTGAGCGGCGTGGTGTCCGTGGTCGCCGGGGACTACCACACCCTGGCGCTGCGCTCGGACGGCTCGGCCTGGGCCTGGGGCTACAACGGCGAAGGCCAGCTCGGGGACGGGACGCGCGACGACACCCTCGTGCCCGTCCGCGTCCTGGGCATCTGA
- a CDS encoding VWA domain-containing protein encodes MEVKTQTLSRLGSYVLLLAALALLPWAGEAMAQSFSERHVIIVIDRSGSMQMVRSNGQTRFTEAIKRARSYVNLSSPLPRSFAVWTFEESSYIKEQGFADAATTLATLNRLSVGNGVTPLALAVCDAVDELLQYNPGVTAEKVVRLVSDGEENSTPPSSPCYGPDSATPYPDLTMDSWQWKVRNMLKTGDPLRDDPGPYKLVFDVDVLYNYISFASTGSPVREVSSTGRSAVPVQPRLTSAYLAFLQGVSTASGGTFTAIGDSSPVPVFGDTNQDYCVNETDYNLVLGYYGQAVPPAPAAADVNHDRVVDYYDYTIVVNNYGSGCGASSAVSR; translated from the coding sequence ATGGAAGTGAAGACCCAGACATTGTCCAGGTTGGGCTCGTACGTGCTCCTGCTCGCCGCCCTCGCGCTGCTCCCATGGGCCGGCGAGGCGATGGCTCAATCCTTCAGCGAAAGGCACGTCATCATCGTCATCGACCGCAGTGGCTCCATGCAGATGGTGCGGAGCAATGGGCAGACCCGGTTCACCGAGGCCATCAAGCGCGCCAGGTCCTACGTCAACCTGTCCTCGCCGCTGCCCCGCTCCTTCGCCGTCTGGACGTTCGAGGAGTCCTCCTACATCAAGGAGCAGGGTTTCGCGGATGCCGCGACCACGCTCGCGACCCTGAACCGACTGAGCGTCGGGAATGGGGTGACGCCCCTCGCCCTCGCGGTCTGTGACGCCGTGGACGAGCTCCTGCAATACAATCCAGGTGTCACGGCGGAGAAGGTGGTCCGTCTGGTCTCCGATGGCGAGGAGAACAGCACCCCCCCCAGCTCCCCGTGCTACGGCCCCGACAGCGCCACGCCCTATCCAGACCTCACGATGGATTCCTGGCAGTGGAAGGTCCGCAACATGCTCAAGACGGGAGATCCGTTGAGGGATGACCCGGGGCCCTACAAGCTCGTGTTCGACGTCGATGTCTTGTATAATTACATCAGCTTCGCCAGCACCGGGAGCCCGGTCCGCGAAGTCTCCTCCACCGGGAGGAGCGCGGTGCCCGTCCAGCCCAGGTTGACCTCCGCCTATCTTGCCTTTCTCCAGGGCGTGTCCACGGCCTCGGGGGGCACATTCACCGCGATTGGCGATTCGAGCCCCGTACCGGTCTTTGGAGACACCAACCAGGATTACTGTGTCAACGAAACGGACTACAACCTGGTGCTCGGCTACTACGGCCAAGCGGTTCCTCCCGCGCCCGCGGCGGCGGATGTGAACCATGACAGGGTGGTCGATTACTATGACTACACCATCGTCGTGAACAATTACGGCTCGGGTTGTGGCGCGAGCTCCGCGGTGAGCAGGTAG
- a CDS encoding M36 family metallopeptidase, with amino-acid sequence MQLRREALTMLVLAALSACDNPLPQRDISEAPPHVHITSLEPQRGVPTLLWSQSRESSPEAHSTPEAAASWYLERLAPLYHLGEATLRTAAIHQVHDTGRGGILVSFRQRVEGIEVLDSKLEVLLTRDLQLVAVGGNLQEADRPRPYAFRLSHGEAVAHALGELSRVAGASADLRELEPMPGGFRAFALAPGRAFDGARMTLVAPARTKRVLFPRNGQLVPAYYVETNLGTDASNSSNAEAFVVSAEDGAVLRRQELTHADSFEYRVWAEADGAGTPLDGPQADYTPHPSGTPDGTGPAFIPPRWVSMEGFNGRGDVWLPPGATESRGNNVDAYADLSAPDGFTPGSDFRAATVPGSRRFDHVYDTSLGPLAHAEQTQAAVTQLFYTTNWLHDDFYVSGFDEAAGNAQASNFGRGGLEGDPLLAEAQGHEGSNNAFMSVPADGESPRMQVFIWLGPEEHFVEVSGQRYPTGMAFFGSQHFQVTQPLVLVNDGVAAPSTHDGCEAMGGGLGGTVVMIERGTCPMALKARNAEQAGASGVIILNNVPGAPPPRMTNDDASIVVKIPVLSVTYEDGERLVQLAGQQDSLTAILWRGSIDRDGSLDNTLVAHEWGHYLHLRLMSPCTTTQCLAMSEGWADFIALHMLLREGDSLEGSYALAPYAGVALGNNSAYFGIRRAPYSVNKGINDLSLRHISEGEPLPTHHPMASRKPGNSEIHNAGEIFASLLFEGYVALLRETRLPTPRYSFQTARRRMADYIVAAMKLAPPNATYTEQLQALLAVAAAQDLTDHALLAEAYARRGAGPNAIAPPRNSVDLTGVVEDFSVSSPGSGYPVAQAGPDQTVPGGRRVHLDASGSQAPKGGALTFQWHQVSGPPVVLEEGGKSAATFTAPVVPVDTVLAFRVTVGQDNRATVDTVEVRVLAGDSGPVDGGVDAGSDAGVDAGTPDDDAGTPDDDAGTDAGVEPPPPSDGGTEPDAGTENPGTSDPGCGCGAGSGAPHSTFLFALLAILGLHRSQRRHSARGPAGARAPGTRVE; translated from the coding sequence ATGCAACTTCGCCGCGAAGCCCTCACGATGCTCGTGCTCGCAGCCCTCTCGGCCTGCGACAATCCCCTCCCGCAGCGTGACATCTCCGAGGCGCCCCCTCACGTCCACATCACTTCCCTGGAGCCGCAGCGGGGTGTGCCCACCCTCCTCTGGAGCCAATCCCGGGAGTCGAGCCCGGAAGCACATTCCACTCCCGAGGCCGCCGCGTCCTGGTACCTGGAGCGGCTCGCGCCGCTCTACCACCTGGGAGAAGCCACACTCCGCACGGCCGCCATCCACCAGGTGCACGATACGGGCCGCGGCGGCATCCTCGTCTCCTTCCGCCAGCGCGTCGAGGGTATCGAGGTCCTCGATAGCAAGCTCGAGGTGCTGCTGACGCGTGACCTCCAGCTGGTCGCCGTGGGCGGCAACCTCCAGGAAGCAGACAGGCCCCGACCATACGCCTTCCGGCTCTCCCATGGGGAGGCCGTGGCGCACGCGCTCGGCGAGCTGTCGCGTGTCGCGGGCGCATCCGCGGACCTGCGTGAGTTGGAGCCGATGCCAGGAGGATTCCGCGCCTTCGCGCTGGCTCCTGGCAGGGCCTTCGACGGCGCCCGGATGACGCTCGTCGCACCCGCCCGGACGAAGCGGGTCCTCTTCCCGAGGAATGGCCAGCTCGTCCCCGCGTACTACGTCGAGACCAACCTCGGGACGGATGCGAGCAACAGCTCCAACGCGGAGGCTTTCGTCGTCTCCGCGGAGGATGGCGCCGTGCTGCGGCGCCAGGAGCTGACCCACGCGGATTCCTTCGAGTACCGGGTCTGGGCGGAGGCGGACGGGGCTGGAACCCCCCTCGATGGACCGCAGGCCGACTACACACCACATCCCTCGGGTACTCCGGATGGGACCGGACCCGCCTTCATTCCCCCGCGATGGGTGTCGATGGAGGGCTTCAACGGAAGGGGAGATGTCTGGCTTCCCCCCGGTGCGACCGAGAGCCGTGGCAACAACGTCGATGCCTATGCGGACCTCTCCGCTCCCGATGGCTTCACGCCCGGGTCCGACTTCCGCGCGGCGACCGTCCCGGGGAGCAGGCGCTTCGACCATGTCTATGACACGAGCCTCGGACCCCTGGCCCATGCCGAGCAGACCCAGGCCGCCGTCACCCAGCTCTTCTACACGACCAACTGGCTCCACGATGACTTCTACGTCTCTGGCTTCGACGAGGCCGCTGGGAATGCCCAGGCCAGCAACTTCGGCCGGGGCGGCCTGGAAGGAGATCCGCTGCTCGCCGAGGCCCAGGGCCATGAAGGCTCCAACAACGCCTTCATGAGCGTGCCCGCGGATGGTGAGTCACCGCGCATGCAGGTCTTCATCTGGCTGGGTCCGGAGGAGCACTTCGTGGAGGTCTCCGGCCAGCGCTACCCGACAGGCATGGCCTTCTTCGGCTCGCAGCACTTCCAGGTCACCCAACCCCTGGTGCTCGTGAACGATGGAGTCGCCGCTCCGAGCACTCATGATGGATGTGAGGCCATGGGCGGCGGGCTGGGTGGAACCGTGGTCATGATCGAGCGTGGGACGTGCCCCATGGCGCTCAAGGCCCGGAACGCCGAGCAGGCGGGCGCCTCGGGAGTCATCATCCTCAACAACGTACCGGGCGCCCCACCGCCCCGGATGACGAATGACGACGCGTCGATCGTCGTGAAGATCCCCGTGCTCTCGGTGACGTACGAGGATGGCGAGCGTCTCGTCCAGCTCGCCGGGCAGCAGGACTCCCTCACCGCGATCCTGTGGCGGGGTTCCATCGATCGTGACGGCTCCCTCGACAACACGCTCGTGGCCCACGAGTGGGGACATTACCTGCACCTGCGCCTGATGAGCCCGTGCACCACGACCCAGTGCCTCGCCATGAGCGAGGGCTGGGCGGACTTCATCGCCCTGCACATGCTGCTCCGTGAAGGTGATTCGCTCGAGGGGAGCTACGCCCTCGCCCCCTATGCGGGCGTCGCGCTCGGCAACAACAGCGCCTACTTCGGCATCCGCCGGGCCCCCTATTCCGTCAACAAGGGCATCAACGACTTGAGCCTCCGGCACATCTCCGAGGGCGAGCCCCTGCCCACCCATCACCCCATGGCCAGCCGGAAGCCCGGGAACTCGGAGATCCACAACGCGGGGGAGATCTTCGCGAGTCTGTTGTTCGAGGGGTACGTCGCCCTGCTCCGGGAGACGCGGCTTCCCACACCCCGGTACAGCTTCCAGACGGCCAGGCGCCGCATGGCCGACTACATCGTCGCCGCGATGAAGCTCGCGCCTCCCAACGCGACCTATACCGAGCAACTCCAGGCGCTCCTGGCGGTCGCGGCGGCCCAGGATCTGACGGACCACGCGCTCCTCGCCGAGGCCTATGCCCGCCGGGGGGCGGGGCCGAACGCCATCGCCCCACCGCGAAACTCGGTGGACCTGACCGGAGTCGTCGAGGACTTCTCCGTGAGCAGCCCCGGTTCCGGCTATCCGGTGGCGCAAGCGGGTCCGGACCAGACCGTCCCGGGTGGCCGACGCGTGCACCTGGATGCCTCCGGAAGCCAGGCGCCGAAGGGTGGCGCCCTGACATTCCAATGGCACCAGGTATCGGGCCCCCCCGTGGTGCTCGAGGAGGGTGGGAAGAGCGCCGCGACGTTCACCGCGCCCGTGGTGCCCGTGGACACGGTGCTGGCCTTCCGCGTCACCGTGGGGCAGGACAACCGTGCGACCGTCGATACGGTGGAGGTCCGCGTGCTCGCCGGGGATTCAGGCCCCGTGGATGGCGGCGTGGACGCGGGCAGTGATGCGGGCGTCGATGCTGGCACTCCGGATGATGATGCCGGCACTCCGGATGACGACGCGGGCACCGATGCAGGGGTCGAGCCACCTCCGCCGTCCGATGGAGGTACGGAGCCGGATGCTGGCACCGAGAACCCGGGCACCTCCGATCCCGGCTGCGGCTGCGGGGCGGGCTCCGGTGCACCACACTCCACGTTCCTCTTCGCGCTCCTGGCGATCCTCGGGTTGCATCGAAGCCAGCGAAGACATTCCGCCCGGGGCCCGGCGGGCGCTCGCGCTCCCGGGACCCGAGTCGAGTGA
- a CDS encoding vWA domain-containing protein translates to MKTNPPKLQLLAAVAFSLLISFNEAAAQPPTERHTLILISNGESMSTVGADGITRLERAIQQARNLVNLPLSIPQYFAVWTFEGSSYIEWQGFSSATTTHLTLNSLQVGSGTSHPLAYALCEAADRLLAYRQGTVTAQKMVYLLTDGEENSTPVGTQCYGPSSALDAPNFTPGSWEWKVRNKFATGNPNTPPASYSYPLVNLSNAWSGYIQ, encoded by the coding sequence ATGAAGACGAACCCCCCCAAGCTCCAGCTGCTCGCAGCCGTCGCTTTCAGCCTGCTCATCTCATTCAACGAGGCCGCGGCCCAACCGCCCACCGAGCGGCACACCCTCATCCTCATCTCGAATGGCGAGTCCATGTCGACGGTGGGTGCCGACGGCATCACACGCCTTGAAAGAGCGATCCAACAGGCGAGGAACCTCGTGAATCTCCCGTTGTCCATCCCCCAGTACTTCGCCGTCTGGACGTTCGAGGGCTCCTCCTACATCGAGTGGCAAGGCTTTTCGAGCGCCACCACCACACACCTCACGCTGAACTCCCTTCAGGTCGGCTCCGGCACCTCCCATCCTCTCGCCTACGCACTCTGTGAGGCCGCGGACAGGCTCCTCGCATACAGGCAGGGGACGGTCACCGCGCAAAAGATGGTGTACCTGCTCACCGATGGCGAGGAGAACAGCACCCCGGTGGGGACCCAGTGCTACGGCCCCAGCAGCGCATTGGATGCCCCGAATTTCACTCCAGGCTCCTGGGAGTGGAAGGTGCGCAACAAGTTCGCGACGGGCAACCCCAACACACCGCCCGCGAGTTACAGCTACCCGCTCGTGAACTTGTCGAATGCCTGGAGCGGGTACATCCAGTGA